A part of Pongo pygmaeus isolate AG05252 chromosome 14, NHGRI_mPonPyg2-v2.0_pri, whole genome shotgun sequence genomic DNA contains:
- the LOC129011935 gene encoding small ribosomal subunit protein eS12-like, which produces MAKEGIAAGGVMDVNTALQEVLKTALIHDGLARGIREAAKPLDKRQAHLYVLASNCDETVYVKLAEAICAKHQINFIKVDGNKKLGEWVGLCKIDREGKPGKVVGCSCVVVKDYGILAIWHPCYGILRPRMSLEEYFKCKK; this is translated from the coding sequence ATGGCCAAGGAAGGCATTGCTGCTGGAGGTGTAATGGACGTTAATACTGCTTTACAAGAGGTGCTGAAGACTGCCCTCATCCACGATGGCCTAGCACGTGGAATCCGCGAAGCTGCCAAACCCTTAGACAAGCGCCAAGCCCATCTTTATGTGCTTGCATCCAACTGTGATGAGACTGTGTATGTCAAGTTGGCGGAAGCCATTTGTGCTAAACACCAAATCAACTTCATTAAGGTTGATGGCAACAAGAAACTAGGGGAATGGGTAGGCCTCTGTAAAATTGACAGAGAGGGGAAACCTGGTAAAGTGGTTGGTTGCAGTTGTGTAGTAGTTAAGGACTATGGCATCCTTGCTATATGGCATCCTTGCTATGGCATCCTCAGGCCAAGGATGTCCCTCGAAGAGTACTTCAAAtgcaagaaatga